A portion of the Microbacterium hominis genome contains these proteins:
- the argG gene encoding argininosuccinate synthase: MSKVLQSLPVGERVGIAFSGGLDTSVAVAWMRDKGAIPCTYTGDLGQPDEDDIDAIPGRALEYGAEVSRLVDCKRALVEEGFGALACGAFHIRSGGRTYFNTTPLGRAVTGTLLVRAMKEDGVDIWGDGSTYKGNDIERFYRYGLLANPALRIYKPWLDADFVTELGGRAEMSAWLVEHGFPYRDSAEKAYSTDANIWGATHEAKTLEHLDVSLETVEPIMGVRFWDPAVEIKTEDVTVTFEAGRPVALNGIEYSDPVALVFEANRIGGRHGLGMSDQIENRIIEAKSRGIYEAPGMALLFTAYERLVNGILNEDTLATYHEQGRRLGRLMYEGRWLEPQSLMLRESIQKWVGSTISGSVTLRLRRGEDYTILDTTAANLSYAPEKLSMERVGDAAFGPTDRIGQLTMRNLDIADSRARLEHYAAAGIIGGATGELVGRLEQGAADEITEHAAGYTAEREELAEATDAANEASAFDLGTD; encoded by the coding sequence ATGTCGAAGGTCCTCCAGTCCCTGCCCGTCGGCGAGCGCGTCGGCATCGCCTTCTCGGGAGGCCTTGACACCTCCGTCGCGGTCGCGTGGATGCGCGACAAGGGCGCGATCCCCTGCACGTACACCGGCGACCTCGGGCAGCCCGACGAGGACGACATCGACGCGATCCCCGGCCGCGCCCTCGAGTACGGCGCCGAGGTCTCGCGCCTGGTCGACTGCAAGCGCGCTCTCGTCGAGGAGGGCTTCGGCGCGCTCGCGTGCGGCGCGTTCCACATCCGCTCGGGCGGCCGCACCTACTTCAATACGACGCCCCTCGGCCGCGCCGTCACCGGCACGCTGCTCGTGCGCGCGATGAAGGAGGACGGCGTCGACATCTGGGGCGACGGCTCCACATACAAGGGCAACGACATCGAGCGGTTCTACCGCTACGGTCTGCTCGCCAACCCCGCGCTGCGCATCTACAAGCCGTGGCTCGACGCCGACTTCGTCACCGAGCTCGGCGGCCGCGCCGAGATGAGCGCGTGGCTCGTCGAGCACGGCTTCCCGTACCGCGACTCCGCCGAGAAGGCGTACTCCACCGACGCCAACATCTGGGGCGCCACGCACGAGGCCAAGACGCTCGAGCACCTCGACGTCTCGCTCGAGACCGTGGAGCCCATCATGGGCGTGCGGTTCTGGGACCCGGCCGTCGAGATCAAGACCGAAGACGTCACCGTCACCTTCGAGGCCGGACGCCCCGTCGCCCTCAACGGCATCGAGTACTCCGACCCGGTCGCGCTGGTCTTCGAGGCCAACCGCATCGGCGGCCGCCACGGCCTCGGCATGAGCGACCAGATCGAGAACCGCATCATCGAGGCGAAGTCGCGCGGCATCTACGAGGCCCCCGGCATGGCGCTGCTGTTCACCGCGTACGAGCGGCTCGTCAACGGCATCCTGAACGAGGACACGCTCGCGACCTACCACGAGCAGGGTCGGCGCCTGGGCCGCCTCATGTACGAGGGCCGGTGGCTCGAGCCCCAGTCGCTCATGCTGCGCGAGTCGATCCAGAAGTGGGTCGGCTCCACGATCTCCGGCTCGGTCACGCTGCGCCTGCGCCGCGGCGAGGACTACACGATCCTCGACACGACCGCCGCGAACCTGTCGTACGCGCCTGAGAAGCTCTCGATGGAGCGCGTCGGGGATGCCGCCTTCGGCCCCACCGACCGCATCGGCCAGCTCACCATGCGCAACCTCGACATCGCCGACTCGCGCGCCCGCCTGGAGCACTACGCCGCCGCCGGCATCATCGGCGGCGCGACCGGCGAGCTCGTCGGCCGCCTCGAGCAGGGTGCCGCCGACGAGATCACCGAGCACGCGGCCGGCTACACCGCCGAGCGCGAGGAGCTCGCCGAGGCCACCGACGCCGCCAACGAGGCCTCGGCCTTCGACCTCGGCACCGACTGA
- a CDS encoding DUF5979 domain-containing protein produces the protein MTRRFVREAHHRRWTLSAIATAILLAIGLVAPGAAVALPDPAPDDITALATLEKETSATEVVPGEQFAYTLTMGCSAITDLGCRGAVLSDTVPAPFVLVGASVGGGENIADAPIISGNSVTVNWTTPLGDGTVGLLDATTGIVVVTAVLPLDTSYDVSGIPVLNNALLEGTNFADVDSSVEVTPVIELALETIPTKTLTPDTAIAIPGTEVDAALSATNDSNATVESLVIQDPIDPLAAPNPFEYLGFVGFGTVTPPPGTTGTTYEVFVDGAWVEAPGGVLPAGVDPADVRGTRVTFTGAIPAGTSGSVALDLALTDAAAALDDGTVVDNTVQSTVSRDGQIDTGESSDQFTIRQNTVTTTASKSFDPALLLAGDSSEVTIGGTNSSAIPIESLSFREPSSGVFPDAYTFTGISGGITYPAGATTGTIIYHTAGGGTESFDFPSGADPPDPAAGVENVEWFEVVFTGEIEVGAGTTIPFTVETDPDLTPLPQTVPNEVLVTGENAGVTGPSTADDNLFIYDEVIETYIDKTIRPSQILAIPGEVITVSLAGGLTERPNPPDQPTGTTGRTDQVVIQDPDDPVEPDDFWNAFDLTSIAQTAVPADSTLTIEYYDTTDDTWKVLAGPIDGPTIFTTEVPADIQDVAGGIRFTYDYTGADGGFAPGTDFAPNFTAELRPDGRYEPGPPFSDTESTFVPNCGQTSATASTPGVDSDTTAIPEEECPEVELVPPPGDLGGAGLIDKEFGTSSSGGVKTVIARSGDTIPSTLFWSTGGRSGFERVIVTDIADPEGTALADSMFDEFDVVRVPAITTDPYLIYDEVLAVELFDGTQWIPAANDPCPAACIGTFPGVDLTAAERASTLGIRLIFVESPDRAAASAGNLDAPPVGSGVARSPSLSRSFDIVWQVRDERRSDGTPILEDVEYNIPGQQGVVRNTANTTGIPQDGGDPWSADQQDDVSIVDVPITTTTDKNWSGGPLAVPADPNLPAVEFPVSQMVVTTRNTTPARVDTLAIIDPAPGSVTDRTDDPFQAFTFVQFARITLPSGATDATVEVFCPGGNVEYTRDEALALNAASVPCDIEGFQVVFTGRIAAAAAGQVAVDLRLRAFWRGTDDERVSIADNPLSNTALGVVADVDEPDSCPPPLDARYACDQATATINLIEASFGVRTSKSITPATQTEPDDTPVTMTLRAQPTGSARTQTLTILDDDPTFWNAFDFVEMDAAWELPPPVARVQACYLDGGSFTAANVEADTVGGTWTCMDRPGDLSLAAAIAFLDAAPETLHGLSFQFWNELEIGWDGPVDPLIEVPITMQRRADLRTGGPVPTTRADETPAPGEQTQGIFFNTVNTSSLSVAIAPGVRLDAEASASAEYRYLHLEASVNVSKSPTGLVEPGQVIPFELSFTNTGQRPLDTIVFTDVLPTDDVGRQLIFDPDGDPTVPPWSFELTGDAPDPPSGPPLPTDPAEVDVQEIGDTIVFTMPPDAVLEVGQTYTITLQMVLRPGVTSDDLVRNETAIEVSEPLDDCVPNLGPEPTRCWDDTTVTPLAVPALSTVKLVRADTPVDEPGIPTVLSDTNGFDCAGTVDPEGFYRYPCVPMTLPGDTETWRFRVTNSGTLPMDEIVAIDNLPTPGDQGLIVIVPRGSEWTPEFVGGIELVPTPSTPAGATLTTSYSTSSVPCTSDLNPVGTPCAAGAWTPWTPDVDPLLVRSLKFEVTFADGALFEPGNSLTLQFQTRTSPDAPIDADYPRAYNTVSTGGAALDDDTRIVVPATEGRRVGVTYPTGPMQLQKIVTGPEDELAPDSFPVQLVCTTVDGDPVEPLPELVLVPGDPPTVVEGLPWGATCTATEGEFGQTDVVIGTAVVGGPEDEIGLVTVENIYDTAALRVVKVVDAAGLDSLGNPIEYGPFPFSAQCFFLGEEVFAIRYGPDAPMQVMLEPGQLWALAGLPVGAECTITEDDALGGTVTWTVDGSGDPVGPTDGSSVEVVVEDGAVVAVTATNTFTAGSLELEKVIEGLAGPDFGAGPFLFFVSCVLDTGDGLAIVRTARVELGGDQPLTATIDDIATGARCFVRELDDGGATDRVIEPGSVVIGGDGTTVTVTATNIFAAGSLVVTKVVDGDGAELWGAGPFEVTLSCLDEDGASVDIPGGAVRELSAENGYTTTYDPLLIGLECTLTETGTGGATTTVVADADGIEVDVIEVVDGETAITVTNTFEVGGFEVVKTVSGGDGPLHVDDVFEIAADCVWNGAVIEVPGGGVRALTVDEPVAFEDLPVGAVCTVTETDDMGADAVTFTPANDDDPLSATVEIGADAAASITIDNRFDTPPPPLPPTGVDGDRAVAGVLIALMLIAGGVGAVVIGRRRLLAS, from the coding sequence GTGACCAGGAGATTCGTTCGCGAGGCGCACCATCGACGCTGGACGCTGTCTGCGATCGCCACGGCGATCCTCCTCGCGATCGGATTGGTCGCACCGGGGGCGGCCGTCGCGCTGCCCGATCCGGCGCCCGACGACATCACCGCGCTCGCCACGCTCGAGAAGGAGACCTCGGCCACCGAGGTCGTCCCGGGCGAGCAGTTCGCCTACACGCTGACGATGGGATGCTCGGCGATCACCGACCTCGGATGCCGCGGGGCCGTGCTCTCCGACACCGTGCCCGCGCCGTTCGTGCTCGTGGGCGCGAGCGTGGGCGGCGGGGAGAACATCGCCGACGCGCCGATCATCTCGGGCAACAGCGTCACGGTGAACTGGACGACCCCGCTCGGTGACGGCACCGTGGGCCTGCTCGACGCGACGACGGGGATCGTCGTCGTCACCGCGGTGCTCCCTCTCGACACGTCGTACGACGTGAGCGGCATCCCGGTTCTCAACAACGCCCTGCTGGAAGGCACCAACTTCGCCGACGTCGACTCCTCGGTTGAGGTGACCCCCGTGATCGAGCTCGCCCTCGAGACGATTCCCACCAAGACCCTCACTCCCGACACGGCGATCGCGATCCCGGGAACCGAGGTGGATGCCGCACTCAGCGCCACCAACGACTCGAACGCGACGGTCGAGAGCCTGGTGATCCAGGATCCGATCGATCCGCTCGCGGCGCCGAACCCGTTCGAGTACCTCGGGTTCGTCGGCTTCGGCACGGTGACCCCGCCGCCCGGGACGACCGGCACGACGTACGAGGTGTTCGTCGACGGCGCGTGGGTGGAGGCGCCCGGGGGAGTTCTGCCCGCCGGCGTCGACCCCGCCGATGTGCGCGGCACCCGCGTGACCTTCACCGGAGCGATCCCGGCCGGCACCTCGGGGTCGGTCGCACTCGATCTGGCCCTCACCGATGCCGCGGCCGCACTCGACGACGGCACGGTGGTCGACAACACCGTCCAATCGACCGTGTCCCGCGACGGGCAGATCGACACGGGGGAGTCGTCGGATCAGTTCACGATCCGCCAGAACACCGTGACGACGACGGCATCCAAATCATTCGATCCGGCCCTGCTGCTGGCGGGCGACAGTTCAGAGGTGACCATCGGCGGCACGAACAGCTCGGCGATCCCGATCGAGTCGTTGAGCTTCCGGGAGCCGTCGAGCGGAGTGTTCCCCGATGCCTATACCTTCACCGGCATCAGCGGCGGCATCACCTACCCGGCGGGGGCGACGACGGGCACGATCATCTACCACACGGCCGGCGGCGGAACGGAGTCGTTCGACTTCCCGAGTGGCGCCGACCCGCCAGACCCGGCGGCCGGCGTCGAGAACGTCGAGTGGTTCGAGGTCGTCTTCACCGGTGAGATCGAGGTGGGTGCCGGAACGACGATCCCCTTCACTGTCGAGACCGATCCCGACCTGACGCCGCTGCCGCAGACGGTGCCGAACGAGGTGCTCGTGACCGGCGAGAACGCCGGTGTCACCGGACCCTCGACCGCAGACGACAACCTCTTCATCTACGACGAGGTCATCGAGACCTACATCGACAAGACCATCCGCCCCTCGCAGATCCTCGCGATTCCGGGCGAGGTCATCACGGTCTCGCTCGCGGGCGGGCTCACCGAGAGGCCGAACCCGCCGGATCAGCCGACCGGCACCACAGGCCGCACCGACCAGGTCGTGATCCAGGATCCCGACGATCCGGTCGAACCCGACGACTTCTGGAACGCCTTCGATCTCACCTCGATCGCGCAGACGGCGGTGCCTGCCGACTCCACCTTGACGATCGAGTACTACGACACCACCGACGACACCTGGAAGGTGCTGGCCGGCCCCATCGACGGCCCGACGATCTTCACGACGGAGGTGCCCGCCGACATCCAGGACGTCGCGGGCGGCATCCGCTTCACGTATGACTACACGGGTGCCGACGGCGGCTTCGCGCCGGGCACCGACTTCGCGCCGAACTTCACCGCCGAGCTGCGTCCCGACGGCCGGTACGAGCCGGGCCCGCCGTTCTCCGACACCGAGTCGACCTTCGTGCCGAACTGCGGGCAGACCTCTGCGACCGCATCCACCCCTGGTGTCGACAGCGACACCACGGCGATCCCCGAGGAGGAGTGCCCCGAGGTCGAACTCGTGCCCCCGCCGGGCGACCTCGGCGGGGCCGGTCTCATCGACAAGGAGTTCGGCACCTCGAGCTCGGGCGGCGTGAAGACCGTGATCGCGCGCAGCGGCGACACGATCCCCTCGACCCTGTTCTGGTCGACCGGCGGCCGTTCCGGATTCGAGCGCGTCATCGTGACCGACATCGCCGACCCGGAGGGCACCGCGCTCGCGGACTCCATGTTCGACGAGTTCGACGTGGTGCGGGTGCCGGCGATCACGACCGACCCGTACCTCATCTATGACGAGGTGCTCGCGGTCGAGCTGTTCGACGGCACGCAGTGGATCCCGGCGGCGAACGACCCGTGCCCCGCAGCGTGTATCGGCACCTTCCCGGGCGTCGACCTGACGGCCGCTGAACGCGCGTCGACCCTCGGCATTCGGCTGATCTTCGTCGAGAGCCCCGATCGCGCCGCCGCGTCGGCGGGCAACCTCGACGCCCCGCCGGTCGGCTCGGGCGTCGCACGCTCGCCGTCGCTGTCGCGCTCGTTCGACATCGTGTGGCAGGTGCGCGACGAGCGGCGCTCTGACGGCACCCCGATCCTCGAGGACGTCGAGTACAACATCCCCGGGCAGCAGGGCGTCGTGCGCAACACCGCGAACACCACTGGCATCCCGCAAGACGGCGGCGACCCGTGGTCGGCCGATCAGCAGGACGACGTCTCGATCGTCGACGTTCCGATCACGACCACCACCGACAAGAACTGGTCGGGCGGGCCACTCGCCGTGCCCGCCGACCCGAACCTGCCCGCCGTGGAATTCCCCGTCTCGCAGATGGTCGTCACCACCCGCAACACCACTCCCGCTCGTGTGGACACCCTGGCGATCATCGATCCCGCGCCGGGGTCGGTCACCGACCGCACGGATGACCCGTTCCAGGCGTTCACCTTCGTGCAGTTCGCCCGCATCACCCTGCCCAGCGGCGCCACCGACGCGACCGTCGAGGTGTTCTGCCCGGGCGGGAACGTCGAGTACACCCGAGACGAGGCGCTCGCTCTCAACGCGGCGAGCGTCCCCTGCGACATCGAAGGATTCCAGGTCGTCTTCACCGGACGGATCGCCGCCGCCGCGGCAGGTCAGGTCGCCGTGGACCTGCGACTGCGCGCGTTCTGGCGGGGCACCGACGACGAACGCGTCAGCATCGCCGACAATCCGCTCTCCAATACCGCGCTCGGCGTGGTCGCCGACGTCGACGAGCCTGACAGCTGCCCGCCCCCACTCGACGCCCGGTACGCCTGCGACCAGGCCACCGCCACGATCAACCTCATCGAAGCGTCCTTCGGGGTGCGGACCTCCAAGTCGATCACCCCCGCCACGCAGACCGAACCGGACGACACGCCGGTCACGATGACCCTGCGCGCGCAGCCGACTGGCTCGGCACGCACGCAGACTCTCACGATCCTCGACGACGACCCCACGTTCTGGAACGCATTCGACTTCGTCGAGATGGATGCCGCGTGGGAGCTCCCGCCGCCTGTCGCCCGAGTGCAGGCGTGCTATCTCGACGGCGGATCGTTCACGGCTGCGAACGTCGAGGCCGATACCGTCGGGGGAACGTGGACGTGCATGGACCGCCCGGGCGACCTCTCACTCGCCGCCGCGATCGCGTTCCTGGATGCCGCACCGGAGACCCTGCACGGACTCAGCTTCCAGTTCTGGAACGAGCTCGAAATCGGCTGGGACGGACCTGTCGATCCGCTCATCGAGGTGCCGATCACCATGCAGCGGCGAGCGGACCTCCGCACGGGAGGCCCGGTGCCGACGACCCGTGCAGACGAGACCCCGGCTCCGGGAGAGCAGACGCAGGGCATCTTCTTCAACACGGTGAACACGTCGTCGCTGTCGGTCGCGATCGCGCCGGGCGTGCGCCTTGACGCGGAGGCCAGCGCGAGTGCCGAGTACCGGTATCTCCACCTCGAGGCGTCGGTCAATGTGTCGAAGTCGCCGACCGGCCTCGTGGAGCCCGGCCAGGTCATCCCGTTCGAGTTGAGCTTCACCAACACCGGTCAGCGGCCGCTCGACACCATCGTGTTCACAGACGTGCTGCCCACCGATGACGTCGGGCGTCAACTCATCTTCGATCCCGACGGCGACCCGACAGTACCGCCGTGGTCGTTCGAACTCACCGGCGACGCCCCGGATCCGCCGAGCGGTCCGCCGCTGCCGACCGACCCGGCCGAGGTCGACGTGCAGGAGATCGGAGACACCATCGTCTTCACCATGCCTCCCGACGCGGTGCTCGAGGTGGGGCAGACCTACACGATCACATTGCAGATGGTGCTGCGCCCGGGAGTGACGAGCGACGATCTCGTGCGCAACGAAACGGCGATCGAGGTCAGCGAGCCGCTCGATGACTGCGTGCCGAACCTGGGGCCGGAGCCCACCCGCTGCTGGGACGACACGACGGTCACCCCTCTGGCCGTGCCCGCCCTCAGCACCGTGAAGCTGGTGCGCGCCGACACCCCCGTCGACGAGCCCGGCATCCCGACCGTGCTCAGCGACACGAACGGCTTCGACTGCGCGGGAACGGTCGATCCGGAGGGCTTCTACCGGTACCCGTGCGTGCCGATGACGCTGCCGGGCGACACCGAGACCTGGCGATTCCGGGTGACCAACTCCGGCACGCTGCCGATGGATGAGATCGTCGCGATCGACAACCTGCCGACTCCGGGAGATCAGGGCCTCATCGTCATCGTGCCGCGCGGCAGTGAATGGACGCCGGAGTTCGTCGGCGGCATCGAGCTCGTGCCCACCCCCTCGACGCCCGCCGGGGCGACGCTGACCACGTCGTACTCCACCTCGTCGGTGCCGTGCACGTCCGACCTCAATCCGGTCGGCACCCCGTGCGCCGCCGGTGCCTGGACGCCGTGGACACCCGACGTGGACCCGCTGCTGGTGCGCAGCCTCAAGTTCGAGGTGACGTTCGCCGACGGCGCCCTGTTCGAGCCGGGCAACTCGCTCACGCTGCAGTTCCAGACGCGCACGTCGCCCGACGCGCCGATCGACGCCGATTACCCGCGGGCCTACAACACGGTCTCGACCGGAGGTGCCGCGCTCGATGACGACACCCGCATCGTGGTTCCCGCCACCGAGGGTCGTCGCGTGGGCGTGACCTACCCGACGGGCCCGATGCAGCTGCAGAAGATCGTGACCGGCCCGGAGGATGAGCTCGCTCCTGACAGCTTCCCCGTGCAGCTCGTGTGCACGACCGTCGACGGCGACCCGGTCGAGCCGCTGCCGGAGCTGGTGCTCGTGCCGGGCGACCCGCCGACGGTCGTCGAAGGGCTGCCGTGGGGGGCCACGTGCACCGCGACCGAGGGTGAGTTCGGTCAGACCGACGTCGTCATCGGCACCGCGGTGGTCGGCGGGCCCGAGGACGAGATCGGACTCGTGACGGTCGAGAACATCTACGACACGGCCGCGCTGCGCGTGGTCAAGGTCGTGGACGCAGCCGGCCTCGACAGCCTGGGTAACCCCATCGAGTACGGCCCGTTCCCGTTCAGCGCCCAGTGCTTCTTCCTCGGCGAGGAGGTCTTCGCCATCCGGTACGGCCCCGACGCCCCGATGCAGGTGATGCTCGAGCCGGGTCAGCTGTGGGCGCTGGCCGGACTCCCCGTGGGGGCCGAGTGCACGATCACCGAGGACGACGCCCTCGGCGGCACGGTGACGTGGACGGTCGATGGATCAGGCGACCCCGTCGGGCCGACCGACGGCTCGTCGGTCGAGGTCGTCGTCGAAGACGGTGCGGTCGTCGCCGTGACCGCGACCAACACGTTCACGGCCGGCTCGCTCGAGCTCGAGAAGGTGATCGAGGGTCTCGCCGGGCCGGACTTCGGCGCCGGGCCGTTCCTGTTCTTCGTGAGCTGCGTGCTCGACACGGGCGACGGCCTCGCCATCGTCCGCACCGCCCGCGTGGAGCTCGGCGGCGACCAGCCGCTCACCGCGACGATCGACGACATCGCCACCGGCGCCCGCTGCTTCGTGCGCGAGCTCGACGACGGCGGCGCCACCGACCGCGTGATCGAGCCCGGCTCGGTCGTAATCGGCGGCGACGGCACCACCGTCACGGTGACGGCGACGAACATCTTCGCGGCCGGATCGCTCGTGGTGACCAAGGTCGTCGACGGCGACGGTGCCGAGCTGTGGGGCGCAGGACCATTCGAAGTGACCCTGTCGTGCCTCGACGAAGACGGGGCGTCCGTCGACATCCCGGGCGGCGCCGTGCGCGAGCTGTCGGCGGAGAACGGCTACACCACCACCTACGATCCGCTGCTGATCGGACTGGAGTGCAC